The Paenibacillus sp. RUD330 genome has a segment encoding these proteins:
- a CDS encoding non-ribosomal peptide synthetase, with the protein MMKTKRTTGQKKMLAAAMPRSAEFWTRELAEAIPSVYPADFHGSGQPSGERFSASGVLPSELLDRAAEACGAAGEERGEMLASAVIALVYSAYNGVAEDLLLHYSPDGERASLPLRVRASNGMTFGDLFRLVREAGERMEEHGRYPVDLLMPSASIEVCAGGQRLSEPAAPLAIAFAAAGEGEADVLLTVSGDASRYLEGTVRSLPVRLLLLLEGAALAPEQSLLGLELSTSWDRSVSESMNATAQPYSDDAALTDLFRLSFEARRDRPAILGPDGVLTYAETERLSGQAAALVLEAAESSDEIVAILADRSPEFLVGVLGILRAGRAYLPLDPKAPEERNSRILNQSGARLVLCSAKYAGLVPDGLSVLPLDRLPASVAAVSGGPAATPRSLAYVIFTSGSTGMPKGVGVSHGSAVNRIEWMQKAYPLGPDDVILHKTPATFDVSVWELFWWLLAGCSVALLAPNEEANPEAILEAIERSSATALHFVPSMLNAFLDYAESTGSLPRLKSLRRVFCSGEALSPHHVGKFHALLGGQAELINLYGPTEATVDVSYHLTQPGDHPVPIGRPIDNLRLYVVDGLGRQRPVGMVGELCIAGVGVAEGYIRDPERTAERFVAMPSLGEERVYMTGDLARLRADGSIDYLGRNDRQVKVRGFRIELGEIEAALTSLPGVSDALVLGHVEGDGLLHLYGFVLPASRSVTARELSGSLAALLPKYMIPEGIIVVDAIPLTPNGKADRAALLALRGRQDEPSPDRIPPATEEELRMAGIWESVLGVQGIGVKDNFFALGGNSINFVTVLALANEQGRKITFQQLFKNPTIRGLLESTGEGGDGEEPEREVGQFDLVSAEDRSRMPAGIEDAYPMSMLQAGLVYQSIVMQGDNNYHDIVSYLISGKLDVPVFREAVRRLVAEQPIFRTSYNLRDFSRYLQLVHENPERLPLNVYDLSGLRTREEQERWYEDWFWKEQHRSFQWESPGLVQLHIHILSDDLYRYSISQHNSALDGWSMNKVHAYLFQTYFDLKNGVSRRSVRISGNDHNRYFIYLEQRAIQSEAHRNFWREQLDGAPSGLIPRARPSRPGRGNEVVFHDVKLPEGLSGKLVRLAAELMVPVKDILLASHIKFQSLLTRTSDVFTGYEIGGRPERLGAEDALGVFLNTMPFRVVLDEGGSWRGLIRSVYDAEAAALPYRRYPMAQVKQDQGNRSILFETVFNFTHFYSLKDIRDLPGFNLIDVRAAAITEFPLRIEYSRHFYTDEVELSLHYHTAEYDVEDMAVFGEVFIDILQSMVDRTEEAHAETAAGLRLARFDRLPSGQAEESGLAQAAPAEAAFRTDESGQEEGKPEYLAAVGRVKEIWSAVLGRPQEELDADDDFFLIGGSSLSAMKVSLLLDKRVPLKTIMQKSILRELALEIIDAGGSEEAPAQLLQCLSRSSEAARSVVFFPYAGGNALNFLPAAKAVEAMDADIAVYALELPGHDPHSGSGPLTDFHALARKAADEIGSRLGRTELILWGHCVGTALALEVTRLLEERSLPPKRLVLAAKTIGLPHDILETIGNAERLEFADIAGLHAEWSGTDELSTLGEDYERHLVRSFAHDSIESNRYLLSLWDREGEVCLRTPAVAAFAQDDPATAGFEASWSRWSRWVPGLELKTFGGGGHYFCRTLPSDVAAFIRAEADSFSRPLAPR; encoded by the coding sequence ATGATGAAAACGAAACGAACGACCGGCCAGAAAAAAATGCTGGCCGCCGCCATGCCTCGCTCGGCGGAATTTTGGACCCGGGAGCTGGCCGAGGCTATCCCGAGCGTCTACCCGGCTGACTTCCACGGCTCGGGACAGCCGTCCGGGGAGCGCTTCAGCGCTTCGGGCGTCCTGCCTTCGGAGCTGCTGGACAGAGCGGCCGAAGCATGCGGCGCCGCCGGGGAAGAGCGCGGCGAAATGCTGGCTTCCGCCGTCATTGCTTTGGTGTATTCGGCCTACAACGGCGTGGCCGAAGACCTCCTGCTCCATTATTCGCCGGATGGGGAGCGGGCAAGCCTCCCGCTGCGGGTGAGGGCCTCGAACGGAATGACGTTCGGGGACTTGTTCCGGCTGGTCCGTGAAGCCGGAGAGAGGATGGAGGAGCATGGCCGCTATCCCGTCGACCTGCTGATGCCGTCCGCTTCCATCGAGGTATGCGCCGGCGGACAGCGGCTGTCCGAGCCGGCTGCGCCTCTGGCCATCGCATTCGCGGCAGCCGGAGAAGGGGAAGCGGATGTTCTGCTGACAGTCTCGGGCGACGCTTCCCGTTATTTGGAGGGCACGGTTCGCAGCCTGCCGGTCAGGCTGCTTCTGCTGCTGGAAGGGGCTGCGCTCGCCCCGGAGCAGAGCCTGCTCGGGCTGGAGCTGTCCACCTCTTGGGACCGCTCCGTCAGCGAGAGCATGAATGCCACGGCGCAGCCGTATTCGGATGACGCCGCGCTGACGGATCTGTTCCGGCTGTCCTTCGAGGCGCGGAGAGATCGTCCCGCCATCCTCGGCCCGGACGGAGTCCTGACCTATGCGGAGACGGAGCGCCTCTCGGGGCAAGCCGCCGCCCTCGTCCTGGAAGCGGCGGAGAGCTCGGATGAGATTGTCGCCATCCTGGCCGACCGGTCGCCGGAATTCCTCGTCGGCGTTCTCGGCATTCTGCGGGCCGGACGCGCCTATCTCCCGCTGGACCCCAAGGCTCCGGAGGAAAGGAACAGCCGCATCCTGAACCAGAGCGGAGCCCGGCTCGTCCTCTGCTCCGCGAAGTACGCCGGCCTCGTTCCGGATGGCCTGAGCGTCCTTCCTCTAGATCGCCTGCCGGCGTCCGTCGCGGCGGTTTCAGGCGGACCGGCGGCGACTCCACGGTCGCTGGCCTACGTCATTTTCACCTCCGGCTCGACCGGCATGCCCAAGGGGGTCGGCGTGAGCCACGGCAGCGCCGTCAACCGCATCGAATGGATGCAGAAAGCATATCCGCTCGGCCCGGACGACGTCATTCTCCACAAGACGCCCGCGACCTTCGACGTCTCGGTGTGGGAGCTGTTCTGGTGGCTGCTCGCCGGCTGCTCTGTGGCGCTCCTGGCCCCGAACGAGGAGGCCAATCCCGAGGCGATTCTGGAGGCGATCGAGCGCAGCTCGGCGACGGCCCTGCACTTCGTCCCCTCCATGCTGAACGCGTTCCTGGATTACGCCGAGAGCACGGGAAGCTTGCCGAGGCTGAAGTCGCTGCGCCGCGTCTTCTGCAGCGGGGAGGCGCTCAGCCCTCACCATGTAGGCAAATTCCATGCCCTCCTGGGCGGACAGGCCGAGCTGATCAACCTCTACGGGCCGACGGAGGCTACGGTCGACGTCAGCTACCATCTCACGCAGCCGGGAGACCATCCGGTGCCGATCGGCCGGCCGATCGACAACCTCCGGCTGTACGTCGTGGACGGGCTGGGCAGGCAGCGGCCCGTCGGCATGGTCGGCGAGCTGTGCATCGCCGGCGTCGGCGTAGCGGAGGGTTACATCCGCGATCCCGAGCGGACGGCGGAGCGGTTCGTGGCGATGCCGTCGCTCGGCGAGGAGCGCGTCTACATGACGGGCGACCTGGCGCGGCTGAGGGCGGACGGCTCCATCGATTATCTGGGCCGCAACGACCGGCAGGTCAAGGTGCGGGGCTTCCGCATCGAGCTGGGAGAAATCGAGGCGGCGCTGACGAGCCTGCCCGGGGTGAGCGATGCTCTCGTCCTCGGACATGTCGAGGGAGACGGCCTGCTGCATCTGTACGGATTCGTCCTGCCGGCCAGCCGTTCCGTCACGGCGCGGGAGCTGAGCGGGAGTCTCGCGGCCCTCTTGCCCAAGTACATGATTCCTGAAGGAATCATCGTCGTGGATGCCATCCCGCTCACGCCCAACGGCAAAGCCGACCGGGCCGCGCTGCTCGCCCTGCGCGGGCGGCAGGACGAGCCGAGCCCCGACCGCATTCCTCCGGCCACCGAGGAAGAGCTGCGGATGGCGGGCATCTGGGAAAGCGTGCTTGGCGTTCAAGGCATCGGCGTGAAGGACAACTTCTTCGCTCTTGGCGGCAACTCCATCAACTTCGTCACCGTGCTGGCGCTGGCCAACGAGCAAGGGCGGAAGATCACCTTCCAGCAGCTGTTCAAAAACCCGACGATCCGCGGGCTGCTGGAAAGCACAGGCGAAGGGGGAGACGGCGAGGAACCGGAGCGGGAGGTCGGACAATTCGACCTCGTGTCGGCGGAGGACCGCAGCCGCATGCCGGCGGGCATCGAGGACGCCTATCCGATGTCGATGCTGCAGGCGGGACTCGTGTACCAGAGCATCGTCATGCAGGGGGACAACAACTACCACGACATCGTCTCGTACCTGATTTCCGGCAAGCTCGACGTTCCGGTCTTCCGCGAGGCGGTCCGCCGCCTTGTGGCGGAGCAGCCCATTTTCCGCACCAGCTACAATCTGCGGGACTTCTCCCGCTATCTGCAGCTCGTCCACGAGAACCCGGAACGGCTGCCGCTGAACGTCTACGACCTGAGCGGCCTCCGCACGCGGGAGGAGCAGGAGCGCTGGTACGAGGACTGGTTCTGGAAGGAGCAGCACCGCTCGTTTCAGTGGGAGTCTCCGGGACTCGTCCAGCTGCATATCCATATCCTGAGCGACGATCTGTACCGCTACAGCATCAGCCAGCATAATTCCGCCCTGGACGGCTGGAGCATGAACAAGGTCCACGCCTATCTGTTCCAGACGTACTTCGACCTGAAGAACGGCGTGAGCAGGCGCAGCGTGCGGATCAGCGGCAACGACCATAACCGCTACTTCATCTACCTGGAGCAGCGGGCGATCCAGTCCGAGGCTCACCGCAACTTCTGGCGGGAGCAGCTGGACGGGGCTCCGAGCGGCCTCATTCCGCGGGCGAGGCCGTCCCGGCCCGGCCGGGGCAACGAGGTCGTCTTCCACGACGTGAAGCTGCCCGAGGGGCTGTCCGGCAAGCTCGTGCGGCTGGCCGCGGAGCTCATGGTGCCGGTCAAGGACATCCTGCTGGCCTCCCATATCAAGTTCCAGTCCTTGCTGACGCGGACCAGCGACGTGTTCACGGGCTACGAGATCGGCGGCCGTCCGGAACGGCTGGGAGCGGAGGATGCGCTGGGCGTGTTCCTGAACACGATGCCGTTCCGGGTCGTGCTGGACGAGGGCGGCAGCTGGCGCGGGCTCATCCGCTCCGTGTACGACGCGGAGGCCGCGGCGCTCCCTTACCGGCGCTATCCGATGGCCCAGGTGAAGCAGGATCAAGGAAACCGCAGCATCCTGTTCGAGACGGTGTTCAATTTCACCCATTTCTACTCCCTGAAGGACATCCGGGATCTGCCGGGCTTCAATCTGATCGACGTGCGGGCGGCCGCCATCACGGAATTCCCGCTGCGCATCGAATATTCGCGCCATTTCTACACCGACGAGGTGGAGCTCAGCCTGCACTACCACACGGCGGAATACGACGTGGAAGACATGGCCGTGTTCGGAGAGGTGTTCATCGACATCCTCCAGAGCATGGTCGACCGCACGGAGGAGGCCCATGCCGAGACGGCAGCCGGCCTTCGGCTCGCCCGCTTCGACAGGCTGCCGAGCGGACAAGCCGAGGAAAGCGGACTGGCCCAGGCCGCGCCGGCCGAGGCCGCATTCCGGACGGACGAGTCCGGACAGGAGGAGGGCAAGCCGGAATACCTGGCCGCTGTCGGCAGGGTCAAGGAGATCTGGTCCGCCGTCCTTGGCCGTCCGCAGGAGGAGCTGGATGCGGACGACGACTTCTTCCTGATCGGGGGCAGCTCCCTGTCCGCGATGAAGGTATCCCTCTTGCTGGACAAGCGGGTGCCGCTCAAAACCATCATGCAGAAGTCGATCCTGCGCGAGCTGGCTCTCGAGATCATCGACGCGGGCGGCAGTGAGGAGGCGCCGGCGCAGCTGCTGCAATGCCTCAGCAGATCGTCCGAGGCGGCAAGGAGCGTCGTTTTCTTCCCGTACGCGGGCGGCAACGCGCTGAACTTCCTGCCCGCCGCCAAGGCGGTCGAGGCCATGGACGCGGACATCGCCGTGTATGCCCTGGAGCTGCCCGGGCATGATCCGCATTCCGGCAGCGGCCCGCTGACGGACTTCCATGCGCTTGCCCGCAAGGCTGCGGACGAGATCGGCTCGAGGCTCGGCCGCACGGAGCTGATTCTCTGGGGACACTGCGTCGGCACGGCTCTCGCTCTGGAGGTCACCCGGCTGCTGGAGGAGCGCTCGCTGCCTCCGAAGAGGCTGGTTCTGGCGGCGAAGACGATCGGCCTGCCCCATGACATCCTGGAGACGATCGGCAATGCCGAGCGGCTGGAATTCGCCGATATCGCCGGCCTTCATGCGGAGTGGAGCGGGACGGACGAGCTGTCTACTCTCGGCGAGGACTACGAGCGCCATCTGGTCCGGTCGTTCGCCCATGATTCCATCGAGTCGAACCGTTATCTGCTGTCCCTCTGGGACAGGGAGGGCGAGGTTTGTCTCCGCACGCCGGCCGTCGCCGCATTCGCCCAGGACGATCCCGCCACGGCGGGCTTCGAGGCCAGCTGGAGCCGCTGGAGCCGCTGGGTGCCCGGCCTCGAGCTGAAGACATTCGGCGGAGGCGGCCATTATTTCTGCCGGACGCTGCCGTCCGACGTCGCCGCGTTCATCCGGGCGGAGGCGGACAGCTTCTCCCGCCCGCTGGCTCCCCGCTGA